TGGCGAAATGGATGCAGTTCGGAGATCAATAATTGACCATTGGGCGTGAGCGCTTGGCTGGCTCGGGCAAAAAAGTGATCGAGATCAGCCAAGTGCTCAAGTACCAAATTGGTTACCACTAAATCGAAATAAGCCTTGGCAACCGGCCATGTTTTGGTTAAATCGGCTTGCTGAAATTGCACATGCTGCGCATTAATTTTGCTGCGTGCTTGCTCCAACATGCCGCTTGAAAAATCTAGCCCCACAACTGCTGCGCCAATTGTGCTGAAAAACTGGGTATTTTTGCCAGTACCACAGCCCAACTCCAAGATTGCTTGATACTGCTGGCCTTGCAAAAGCTGCTGCATCACCTGTTGATCAAGGTCGCGGGTGCGGTTGCGATCGCTATCGTAGCTGCTGGCCCATTGGTTATACGCTTGTTGAATTGACATTGCTTTGCTCCTGTATCAAGCCTTGAGCATAGCAGCGTCGGTGGTTTACAACATCAGCCTTAAAACCTAATCGCAGACCAAACGGCCTGCGATCGGAAACTTGGAATGTAATTGTAATTTAGACGAAGGCTGGTACACCGGTAATTTCGCGGCCAACCACGAGGGTATTGATTTCGTTGCTGCCTTCGTAGGTATACACTGCTTCCATATCGGCAAAATGGCGGGCGATATGGTTTTCGAGTAACAAGCCGTTGCCACCAAAAATTTCGCGGCCTAGCGCCACAATTTGGCGAGCTTTGGCCGAATTGTTCATTTTGGCCAGCGACGATTGACCATCGGTCATCAAGCCTTGGTCACGCAGCACGCTCAAGCGCCAGGTAGTTAATTCCATCGCCACCACTTCTGCTAGCATCTTGACTAATTTTTCTTGAATTAATTGATAGCCCGCGATTGGCTTGCCAAACTGTTTGCGTTCTTGGCTATAGCGCAAGGCCATTTCATAGGCAGCCTGAGCATGGCCCACACCTTCCCATGCTACGCCAAAGCGGGTGTTGGCCAATACTACCGCCGTATCTTTGAACGATCGCGCTTTTTCGAGGCGATTGCTGGTCGGAATGCGACAATTTTCAAGCTTGATTTCAGCATTCCAAAGGGCACGTTTGGCGATTTTGCCATGCATCACGGTCGCTTCAAAGCCTGGAGTACCTTTTTCGACCAAGAAGCCTGTTACTTGGTTGGTGGCTTCATCGCGTGCCCAAACAATAATCACATCGGCAAACGAGGCGTTGCCAATCCAACGTTTTTGGCCGTTGAGCACATAGTGGTCGCCATCTAGCCGCGCAGTGGTTTGAATATGCGAGGCATCTGAGCCGTTATCTGGCTCGGTCAGGGCAAACGCCCCAATTTTTTCCATCGAAGCCAATTTGGGCAACCAATATTCTTTTTGGGCTTCCGAGCCACAATAATAGATACTTGACATCGCCAAGCCACTGGTTACGCCAAAAAAGGTACAAACTGAGCCATCAACTTTGGCCATTTCGGCTGCAACCAAGCCAGTTGCCACGCTCGATAAGCCTGGGCAGCCATAACCCTGAATTGTGCCGCCACAGACCTTGAGTTCAGCCAACTTGGGAATTAACTCGAACGGAAATTCGCCCTTCTCCCAATATTCGTTGATGATTGGCTTAACTTCACGCTGCATAAAGCCACGCACCCGATCACGTACTTCACGCTCTTCAGGCGTTAACAGCAAATCAAATTGGTAGAAGTCCAAGGCGGGGTCGGCGGTGTGCTCTTGCATCGTCATTGATGGATTCTCCTTATATGATCTTGCGTCGGATCGAGGATGACGCACTGCGTTATTCACTATACCACACTTTTGGAAAGGATGAAGGATGAATTATGAGGGATGAAATCAAAAGTCAGAAGGCAAAAAATAGTAGGGGTAAGGGGCTAGGGATCAGGGATCAGGTGATGGATAGGATCATCAACAAAATCTGTGTAATCTGTGGCAAAAAAACAAACCTTCGTGTTCTTCGTGCTCTTCGTGGATCAGGCTTTTAACGCAGAGGCGCAGAGAGCATGGGCTATAGGTGATTGGCTATTGGAAGAGCAATTTGTGAAATTCGTGCAATTCGTGGCTAAAAAACAAACCTTCGCGGCCTTCGTGTTCTTCGCGGTTTCAGTCCTTCGTGCTCTTCGTGTCCTTCGTGGATCAACTACTGGCCTAAATCGCGTAGGCGTTCTTCGGCTTGCAAACGCCAACGATCGTCGGGGCTGGCTTGTTGGCTGATCAAGCGATAGGCTTCACGCGCTAGATCGATTTGGTTGGCTTCTTCAGCGGTCAGGCCTTGATAATAGCGAGCTTCATGAAAATTACTATTCAAACTCAAGGCTCGTTCAAACGATTTAATTGCATCATTGGTGCGGTTTTGAGCGCGATAAGTCCGTCCAAGCCAATATAAGGCAGTTGGGTCATTTTGGTTGCGCCGTACTGATTGATCGAGCGCTTCTTCGGCAGCTTGTAGGTTGTTTTGGCTCAGATAGAGCTTGCCTTGCAAATATAATGCTTCGCTATTTTGAGTATCTAATTGGGCGGCCCGACCATAATCGCTAATCGCGGCGGCCATTTGGTTTTGGCGCTCGTTGAGTTTGCCGCGCTCAAACAAAGCTCGCGCATCATTTGGCCGATAATTCAAGGCTCGATCAAGCAAACGCCGCGCCTCAGCATCGTATTCGGCAGCCTGAGTTGGATCATAGGCGTAGCTATTGATCGCCATATTGCAATAAGCTCGGCCAGCACCAAATAGCGCTTCGGCATTATTCGGATCAGTCGCCAGCACCAAATTAAATTCATCAAGCGCCCGCTCGTAGAAGCCTTGCTCGACCAAGGCCTGGCCTAGCCAAAAATGGGCATTGGTGCTATTGGGTTCACGGGCGAGCGCTTGATTGTAATAGCCAATCGCCACTTGCCACTCACCCCGATCGGCAGCGGTGCGGCCTAAGCCGATGTACGCCGGAATAATTGTCGAATCGTTATCCAAAATTTCGTTGTAGGCCGTAATTGCTTCATCAAACCGCCGTTCGCGCCGAAAACTCTCGGCAATCCCAAGCTGAGCTTCGATGTACACACCATCAGCATCACGAGCGATCGCTGCCCGTTCTTGCTCGCGAGCCGCTTCAAAACGACCTTGTTCAAGGTAGGCTTGGGCCAAATAATGGCGTGATTCAGGCACATTTGGGTTGAGCCGCACCGATTGTTCCAAGGCATCGGCGGCCTCGCTATAACGCCCAATCTCCAAAAATTCGCGGCCCATATCCTCAAAATTGCGCGGATCTTCGCCGCCAGCGTCGATTGCTCGTTGATAGGCCGCCACGGCATTATCGGGCTGGTCGAGATAGCGTGCATACAATTGACCTAAAGCGAGATGGGCCTCGACATAGCTGGTATTAATTTCAGTTGCAACTTGATAGGCTTTTTCGGCTCCAGCATAATCACCACGGTTTTGGCGCAAACGACCAATTTCATAAGCGGCACTAGCATTGCTGCCATCAACATTCAAAGCCCGCAAGAACATATCTTCGGCTGATTGATCTTGGCCTGCTTGGGCATAGACCTTGCCTAATTCAACCAAAGCTGGGCTGTTATTCGCATTGGCTAAAGGCAAAAGCGTCACTTCAGCATCGGCCAAAGCCCCAAGCTCGCGTTGCGCTGTGCCCAGGGTAATCCGTGCTCCAAGGTTATCAGGGCGATTAGCTACAATCCATTGCAGATAGGGCAAGGCGGCAGCCCATTGTTTATCGCCAACTTCTAGGCGAGCAGCCAAAATATAGCCAGGTGTAAAATTTGGGGCAGCAGCAATGGTTTTTTGCAAATAATCGCGGACTGCTTGGTTGCGCTCAGGACTTGGGCCTTCGGTATTAAAACGGGTGACCGCCAAGCCATACCAGCCCTCAGGTCGATTAGCATTTAATTCGCTAGCTTTGGTGTAGTAATCCATGGCCGTTTTTGGTGCACCCAAAATCCGATGCACTCGCCCTGCCTGAATCAAAATTGGATAATTTTGGTCTTGGGCTTTGGCAAGTGGGTCGATGACATCTTGGGCTAGTTCTAGCGGCGGATCATCTCCAAACATGCCATCCCACATGCTGCGCAAACGGCCTTTTTGCTCAACTGAGGCTGCAATACCCTCTTCGGTCATTGCGACTACTTGCCAATAGCGCACCTGATTCAGCAATTCAAAGGCTTGGCGTGAATGAGCTTCGTGCACCCGACCCGATTCTGGCAAGCCTGCCGCATCATCACGGGCTGCAATTTGGCGTTGCTCAGTTGAAATCGTTTCAAGCGTAACCACTGCGCTATCAAGCCGTTGGCGCACAATTGTTAGGGTTTCGCGCGACAACGGCGGCACAATCTCCAATTCCCATAGCGGCTGATCGCCATTGTTGACCAATTGGGCCACTTGTACCCGCGCTGTCATCAACTGCACCAATGGATCAGCGCCAGCATAACTATTCAGATTATTGATGGTTTCGATGGCCTGCGCCAATTGATTGGCTTGTAATTGAGCCTCGACCAAGGCCAATTTATTGCTGATGCCATTGGGATTGAGCTTGACCGCTAAGGCCAACTCACCGACTGATACCGCCGGATCAACCCCACGTAACGCCAACAAACCACGATTCAGATGTAGCGCTGTGAGATCGCTATTTGTGCCTTTGAGCCGTTCTTGAGCTGTATTGAAGGCTTGAGTTGCCTCGGAAAAACGGCCTTGCTCCAGCAACACAACCCCAAGGTTATTCCAATATTCGGGTTTATCGGCAGTTTCTAAGGCTCGCCGAAAATCGCCCTCGGCTAGACTCCATTGCTCTTGCAGCGCGGTAATCGAGCCACGAATCCCCAAGAGCAAATCGGGGCGTAACGGCCCATCCACAGCATAGCGATCAAGCAAACTATTAATTGCTTGGATGGCTTGATCGTACTCGCCCATTTGATAGAGATCGATTACAACTAAAATTTCGCCGAGCACAGCTTGGGCATTAAACGGTTGGTCGGCCAGACGATACACCAGTGGTAAACTCAGGCGTTCGCGCAAGCCCAATGAGCGATCATGCGGCAAGGGTTGGCGCGGAGTCCAGAGCAATTGCGGCTCAATGCTAGCACTATTGGCATCACCGCCAGCGACAATTGTGCCCCAAATCACCAGATCATACTTGGGCCGATCGGCCAAATTCCAAGCACTTTGGGCATCGGCAATTGGGGTTTTGAGCACCGCAAATTGCAAATCATTGGCCCGAACCTGCCAAGCCTCAGCCATGGTAGTTGCTGCGGCAAAACCTTCTTGGGCTGGTTGGCCTGCGCTGCTGGTAAATGGCGAGAGAATTACCTTAGCGTGGACAGTTTCAGCAACTGGGCTACCAAAAAGGCCCAATAAATTTAAACTCAGAAAAAAAGCAATTAAGATAATCAGGAAGAAAATAACCAGGCCCATGCTGCCGCGCGATTGAACTTCATCGCGAATGCGTACTGCCCATGAGCGCTGAGTGCGCAAATCGCGAGCACGCAGGGTTGGGGCTATTGTGCCAGTTGCACGGGCAGCAGGGCGACGCTGACGAATCGCAATTAAGCGCTGCACACGGCCAGTCCGATATAAGTTATAGCCAAATAGCCCACACAACAAAATAACAAAAATCCATCCGATCATCGAGCCTCCAGCCGCACCAAGTGCAAAGCCAACGATAGATACTCGTGAATAGGAATGGTCGGCTTCAAACCAGTCTGGATTTGAAGCTGGGCAAAACCTTGTTCATAGCTTGATTGATTGAGTTTTAGCATAATTTGCGGCAAGCTCTGCCAACGTTCGGGCACATGCGGCACGACATCGCGATAGCCCAACACCAAGGCATCGGGCATAATTTCGCTATCGGCTTCGATCACAAATAATGATTGTTGTTGGAGCAAATCGCTCAGCAGATCGACAAGGCCAAAATCTTGGGCGATAACCCCAATTGTTGGGCCACGTTTACGCCGATCTTGCTCTATCGTCTGTTTTTGCGAGCGCCGATCAACCACATAGACGCTGCCGGTTTGTTGTTTGGCGACGCGCTTCATCTCGGCGGCGGTGCGACTCAGGTCGTGATAAGTTTGCTGGATATCTTCACGATGCAGCACCACACCGACCGAAAGGGTCTGGATCGGCACAGGTTTGTTGCTGCTATTGGGATCGTACAGGGTCAAAATCCGCTGATCAAAGCGCCGAATCAAATCTTCACAGAGGGCATTGACATGTTCCGATGCCATAATCAGGGCAAAATCATCGCCGCCAATATGGCCAATAAATAGCCCTTCATCGTTGTACTCAGCCTTGATTTCCGTCAAAATTGTGGCCAACAGCTTGATCACCAAATCGCCACGAGCAAAACCATAGCTATCGTTGTAGGCTTTGAAATTATCCAAATCGAGGTATAACAAGGCAAAGGCTTGTTGTTGGCGCAAGCGATGGTTAACTTCCTCTTCGATCAAAATATTGCCAGGCAAGCCAGTCAGTGGGTTGAGCACGGGGCGGCGGGTTGCTCGCAACAACTGAGCGCGAACTCGCGCCAGTAGTTCGGGCATTTGAAACGGCTTGACGATATAATCATCAGCGCCCAATTCAAAGCCAGTCACCACATCCTCAATCGCAGTGCGTGCAGTCAGCACAATAATTGGAATATGCGCCAGCCGCGTATCGTTGCGCAATTGGCGAATCGCCTCATAGCCATCGATGCGGGGCATCAAAATATCAACAATCATCAAATCGGGAATTTGCAGTTGGGCCTTGGCTAACAGGTCGCCGCCATCGTTGGCAAGAGTAACCTCATACCCATGCTCAACTAAAATCAGTTCAAGCAATTGGCTTAGGGCTTCGTTATCGTCAGCAACGAGAATACGTTCAGGCATACTGTTCCCAAGGCAGCACCTAGCAAAAATACTAGGCTCAGATTAACAACTGGGCGTACAAACTCTCTAGGCTCAAATCGCGGCGCACGGTGTCGGGCGAGGCCACGGTTAATGCGGCGGCACTTGCTCCCAAGCGCACAGCTTCATCCAAGGTCAACTCATTCATTAGGCCAAATAAGACGGCGGCGGCCAAGGCATCGCCTGCTCCGGTGGCATCGACTACATCGCGCACCAAGGTTGGAATATGGCCATGACCATCGACAGTGGCATAGACTAGGCCTTCACGGGCTAAAGTGATAATCGCAATTTCCACGCCAAGCCGTACTAATTCTTTGGCCGCAGCCGTTGCCTCGGCAGGCGAAGTTACGGGCAAGCCAGTTAATGCTTCGGCTTCGCGCTCGTTGGGCGTAATCAAGTACATTCCGCGTAAACGATCACGGTAGCGGCCTGCTAAACCATAGGCAACCGGCTCGAAGCACACCGGAATATCTTCTTCGGCACAAATTTGCAAGATTACATCGGCAGTTGCCCGCGCCAAGTTCGCATCAATAAACACTGCATCAGCGGCCCGCAACAGCTGCACATTATCGTAAATATAATCGGGCGTTAATGCTCGTGCACAGTGGCTATCATCAAGCGCTGTATATAACAAACCATTGCGATCGAGCAGCGCCAAATAGGCTGCTGAATGTTGATCCTCTAAAATCATCATGGCATCGGTATCAACGCCAGCATCTTCAGTTTGTTGGATGATTAAGCGCCCAAATTCATCGTTGCCCACCGCAGCAATCAGGCTACTTTGTGCTCCCAAACGCGCCAAATTTTCAGCAATATTGCGGGCAACACCGCCAACACTAATTGTTAAACGGCCTGGATTCGAGGTTTTTTCAATCAATGGCTCAAGCAACCGCCCTTTGATATCCAGCCCTGCACCACCAATAACCACCACGCGCCAATCTGTATCCAAATGTTCCATGCCAGATAACTCCCTCGCTATATGGTTATTCTTGTTCGATCAGATTGTGTTCGCGGTAGGCTTTACGTTTTTCGTGCTCATCAAGCGCCAAGGTCAGCAAATGCTTCAAATCATCAGGTTTCATTTCAGGATTATCAGCAATGATCGTATTCATCCAATCTTGCAGCATCTGCAAACTGGAAGCATTTTCAATTTCGTTGCGTTGACGTTGAATTTCCAGATCAGTTTCAGCCAATTTCTTGCGTTGATAGGCTTCGGCATCGGCCATTGCGATTGTGCGCTTAATTTCTTGTTCCGACAAACGATTGGCTGTTTGAATTTCGAGATCAGCGGTAATTGCCCGATAGAAGGCCTTAATTCGATCAGGATTAAGCACAACTTGGGTAATGCCAATATCGAGCACTTCGATGCCCCATTGTTGCACTTTTTCTTGCACACGATTTTTCAATTGGGCAGCAATTTCGGCTCGCCGTGCCGAAATATCAGCAGGTGCAAGCTTACCATAACTGCGTTTTTCAGGATTATAAAAGGTATTATCGTGAATAATGGCGCGTAAATCTTCCTCAACATCGCGGCGTAATTGTGATTGAATCGCTTCGATCCAAAAATCGGCACTCATACGCACTTGCATCACGTCCATATTACGCCGATCGGCAATTTCTTTAAAAATATGGTCACGGTTGGGATAGTTGTAAGGTAATTTCAAAAAGCCTTCATAGCGCATTTCGACGGGCATGCTTTCACCCTCATCAGGGAAGCGCTGAATAATTCGCGATTGGGTATCAACCATAATTTTATCGACAGTATGCAGCGAAGCTGTATCAACCATTTCAATTTCAACATCAGTTTGGATGTTGTAGGTTGGCATCACGGCTACGCCAACTTCGAGGGCGGGCACAATTGGCGAGTGCAAACCAGGCGGGCGAATAATATGCTGATGATCCATGCGGCGTTGAATCAGCAAGACTTCGCCTTCTTCAACATGCTGGCCAATTCGCGCGGTCATGGCCAAGAAGATCATATAGACCCCAGCCAAAAGCACTGGAGCACACATCAAACCCAGCAAATTGCCATTTAAGGCTTGTTGGCCAAGCAAGGCCGCACATGAAACAGCAGTAATGCCAGTTAATGTTCCTAACATATTGCGTGCTGATTCACGTTGAGCAACTGAGCCGCCACTAAACGCCAAAAAAAGCCCAATTAGGACAATTAACAACAGAATTATCCCAACCAGACCCTGATTTGCTTGATTTTGCGCTGGCCCAATATAAATAAATAAACAGCTTACCAGCAGGATAATCACGAGGACAGAGGGCGATAAACGGCTCATCGTTGGCCTCCCATGCAGTTAAGCCGCAAGCCAGCAGCAAGGCTCTAAAACTATTAACAACTATTGCGGCTTATTATACACGATGCTTGCAAGCAGGCGTAAGCGAGAGGTCAGGTGCTAGCAGTCAGAGGTACGAAGATCGTGAAGGGGCGGTTTTTAGCCAACGAAGAGCACGAAGGACACGAAGAGCAAGGATTCAGGATCTAGGGATCAGCTTTGTATTATCTCGCCCATCATGAATCCTGACCCCCTGATCGCTGAACCCCTATCACTTTGACAGCAGTGACTCAGACTTGTATCCTTAGGTGAAACAAAGTTTTGCACCAAAACCTACTAAGGAGTTAAGTTTAATGAGTAAGCCAACGATTGTTGTCCTTGAGGGCGATCAAACGGGGCAAGAACTGCTTGAAGAAAGTCTGCGCGTCCTTGATCCTGCGGTGACGGGCGTTGATATAGAGCTAAAGCGCTACGATTTGAGCCTCGAATCGCGCCGAGCAACCAATAATCAAATTGTGTTGGAAGCAGCTCAAGCTATGAAGGAAGCTGGTTTTGGCTTGAAAGCTGCCACAATCACCCCCGAAAAAGCTGGCGATGTTGGTAGCCCCAACGCAATTTTGCGCGAACAAATCAATGGCACGGTGATTGTACGAACGGGCCGTCGGATTCCAGGCGTGCGGCCAGTTGGTGGTGCATATGCGCCAATCTCGGTCATTCGCATGGCGGTTGACGATGCCTATGGTGCCAAAGAATGGCGTGAAGGCGAAGGCGATAATGAAGTTGCCTATCGTACCGAGAAAATTACTCGTGGCACATGCCGCGCTGTTTCAGAATATGCCTTTATGCATGCTCGCCGCATGAAAGCCAAAGTTTTCGGCGGCCCTAAATATACGGTTAGCCCAATTTATGAAGGCATGCTCAAAGAAGAAATGGATGCTGCTGCTAAACGCTATGCTGACGTGCGTTACGAACCACAATTGATCGATGCAACCTATGCTTTGCTCTTGACCAATTCGGGCGATCCGATGGTGATTCCTGCGCTCAACCGCGATGGCGACTGCTTGAGCGACTTGGTATTGCAAATGTTTGGCACGATTGCTGGAGCTGAATCGTTGCTCTTAGCTTTCGACAAAGATTTCAAGGTCAATGTTGTGATGGCTGAAGCACCCCACGGCACGGCTCCCAGCTTGGAAGGCAAGAACGTTGCTAATCCAATGGCGATGATCTTGGCTTCAGCGGCCTTGCTTGATTATATTGATACACCTCAAGCTAACATGGCTGCTCGGGCAATCAGCGAAGCCACGTTGGAAGCTGTCTACGATGGCGTGCGCACCGCCGATTTGGGCGGCCACACCACCACCAGCGATTTCACCGACGAAGTGATTCGCCGCGTAAAAACTAAAATGGAAGTTTGGCCATCGCTCGGTAACTAAACCGTTCGCTGCCAGAAATTGCAGCCAACTTGCGCATTAGAAAGCACACTGCAACGGCGGAGTGTGCTTTTGTTGTATCTGGGGAGAAGAACATAGAGCAACGAACATAGAACATAGGAATGGGGAATCGTTTGTTGGGGGGTTTGATCTACAAAGGATAGGAAGAGCACGAAGCGTTATTTTTTTAGCCACGAATTACACGAATTGCACGAAAAATACTTTGATAGATCCGATTTTATTTTTTGCCTTCTATATTTAACGTTCATCCTTCATCCCTCATCCTTCATCCTTATCGATAGAGGTATTGCCATGACCAACAGTATCAGCGATTTTTTTGGCTCGAACAATGCTGGCTTTGGTGATGTGAATATTGATGCGGTGGTTGCGGGCAATAACAATCAAATTAACAAATATTTGCAATTACCAGCCCAAACCGACCCTTTACCAGCCGCTTTGGCACGCTTAGCAAGATTGCCACAAGATCGTTTACCTGAACGCAGCCAATTGCCACCGTACTCAGTCATGCCCTATGTGCCACTGAATGATTTTGTTGGGCGTGAAGCTCAGTTGTATCAATTGGCTCAAGCGATGTTACGCCCCGACCCAACCATGATTACGCCAACAGCCTTTGCCACCGGCATGGGCGGGATTGGCAAAAGTAGCCTAGCCCTTGAATTTGCCCATCGCTATGGCAGTTATTTTGCTGGTGGGGTATTTTGGTTGTATGCCGCCACCAACGAAACCCTGCAAGCCAGCCTTGATCGCTGTTGGGATAGCCTGAAACCAGACGAATGGCGCTATGAAGTTAAGCCTGAAACCCGACTGCAGGTGGTACGCGAATTGTTTAATCAGCCCATGCCACGCTTGTTGATCTTCGATAATTGTGAAGATCCAGCCTTGTTTACTGCGTATCGTCCGCAGGCCAGCAGTGGTTGCCAAGTGCTGGTTACTAGTCGGCGCAGCCAATGGCAACTTGGCTCGATTAATCTGATTGTGCTGGATACCTTGCCGCCGCTCGAAAGCCGCCAATTGCTACAACAACTAGCCGCCCAACCGAATATTAACAACTATCTCAGCGATGATGCTGCTGATCAGTTGGCCGAATTGGTGGGGCATTTGCCTTTAGCCTTGCATTTGGTTGGCTCAAGCTTGAAATTTTATTTTCGTAAGCCTGCTGCTGAGTATATTACAGCCCTGCGAACCCAACGACTTGCCAGTTTGCAAGCGATGGTTAAGCCAACCAGCAAGCTCCATCAAAATAGAATCAACAATTTTTGGAGCGTGCGCGATACAGTTGAGCTTAGTTATGGCTTATTGCCTGCTGAATCAAGTCAAGCTTGTCGGCGTTTATTGCTGATAATGGCCTATTGTGCGCCGAATGTGCTAATTCCGTGGGAGTTATTGCAAACTGCCAGCGGCTACGATGATGATAGCT
This genomic interval from Herpetosiphon gulosus contains the following:
- a CDS encoding tetratricopeptide repeat protein → MTNSISDFFGSNNAGFGDVNIDAVVAGNNNQINKYLQLPAQTDPLPAALARLARLPQDRLPERSQLPPYSVMPYVPLNDFVGREAQLYQLAQAMLRPDPTMITPTAFATGMGGIGKSSLALEFAHRYGSYFAGGVFWLYAATNETLQASLDRCWDSLKPDEWRYEVKPETRLQVVRELFNQPMPRLLIFDNCEDPALFTAYRPQASSGCQVLVTSRRSQWQLGSINLIVLDTLPPLESRQLLQQLAAQPNINNYLSDDAADQLAELVGHLPLALHLVGSSLKFYFRKPAAEYITALRTQRLASLQAMVKPTSKLHQNRINNFWSVRDTVELSYGLLPAESSQACRRLLLIMAYCAPNVLIPWELLQTASGYDDDSLTEYLWELAQAGFFNDPTQPRLHPLMADVIIDLDAANEPECYASVEQALITLSKRYHDQWAMHEIEMLLPHLEYAHRQSLQRPTYDGQLAYQTGLCLQRQGKYPHAELLYREALGRKQQASETLIIKYKFNLASSLGKQGLYTEAKRLYREILEPYEQMFAKDHPDSIIVKHNLAGIFGEEGAYAQAELLIRDILAVCEQTLGSNHPDTLAAEHSLAWAIGHQDRYPEAEQLYRKVLVMRELLLGANHPDTLATKHGLAWALGCQTLYAEAESIYREVLVIREQTLGNTHPDSLTTKQNLAAVIYSQGRNHEAELLLQQVFVEHEKALGKNDPTTQATQEWLELVRSKL